In Halobaculum magnesiiphilum, the following proteins share a genomic window:
- a CDS encoding carbohydrate ABC transporter permease, whose product MATRDGPAESATGSQRLEKGTRETLVKVARHGVLLTWSFVVLFPLYWVVSMSLKPPGQANSLPPDWVFLPTVYNYIQLAQRGEFVTAFANSVIMVAASVVLVLLIGVPAAYVLSRWDIPRERDVLVWILSSRMLPPIAVVIPFFVIFRALNLFDTRIGMVIMYVSINLSLVVWVMKAFFDGIPETLEEAARVDGATRFQSFRKVILPAAKPGIFSVAIISFIFAWIELLFGLVLTSFEAVPVTLYVYSFIGSRSIEWGMLAAASTAMIVPVVIFLIAVNKYLAAGLSFGVVIKE is encoded by the coding sequence ATGGCGACCCGGGACGGACCCGCCGAGTCGGCGACCGGCTCCCAACGCCTCGAGAAGGGGACCCGCGAGACCCTCGTCAAAGTCGCCCGTCACGGGGTCCTCCTCACGTGGTCGTTCGTCGTGTTGTTCCCCCTCTACTGGGTGGTGTCCATGTCGCTGAAGCCGCCGGGACAGGCCAACTCGCTGCCGCCGGACTGGGTGTTCCTGCCGACGGTGTACAACTACATCCAGTTGGCCCAGCGCGGCGAGTTCGTCACGGCGTTCGCGAACAGCGTGATCATGGTCGCCGCGTCGGTGGTCCTCGTGTTGCTGATCGGCGTGCCCGCCGCCTACGTGCTCTCGCGGTGGGACATCCCGAGAGAGCGGGACGTGCTCGTGTGGATCCTCTCCTCACGCATGCTCCCGCCCATCGCCGTCGTCATCCCCTTTTTCGTCATCTTCCGGGCGCTGAACCTGTTCGATACGCGGATCGGGATGGTGATCATGTACGTCAGCATCAACCTCTCGCTGGTGGTGTGGGTGATGAAGGCGTTCTTCGACGGCATCCCGGAGACGCTCGAGGAGGCCGCTCGAGTCGACGGCGCCACCCGGTTCCAGAGCTTCCGGAAGGTAATCCTCCCGGCGGCCAAACCCGGGATCTTCTCGGTCGCGATTATCAGCTTCATCTTCGCGTGGATCGAGCTGCTGTTCGGGCTCGTGTTGACGAGCTTCGAGGCCGTTCCGGTGACGCTGTACGTCTACTCGTTCATCGGCTCGCGCTCGATCGAGTGGGGCATGCTCGCGGCCGCCTCCACGGCGATGATCGTCCCCGTGGTGATCTTCCTCATCGCGGTGAACAAGTACCTCGCCGCGGGGCTCAGCTTCGGCGTGGTGATCAAGGAATGA
- a CDS encoding ABC transporter ATP-binding protein, whose amino-acid sequence MASITLDSVTKRFGDDESIVAVDDVSLDIEDGEFVVFVGPSGSGKSTLMRIVAGLETQTEGDVHIGDSLVNELGPRARDIAMVFQNYALYPNMTVEENMSFGLKMSTSMSDSEIEAQVTSTAEMMDIGELLDNTPGELSGGQQQRVALGRAIVRDPNVFLMDEPLSNLDAKLRTTMRTEINRLQNDLGVTTLYVTHDQTEAMTMGDRLVVLDQGELQQIGTPLECFYRPANRFVAGFIGSPSMNFFDATVEGDTLSCDGFTYELSDRMESSVGDREAATLGARPEDIDLTDDPVEANSFEVEVDVVEPMGSISYVYARPVDQSHDDTFVVEIDGQRPITEGRRLYAHAPATDVHLFDARTSETIHQRKLNEKAREALSQRLQQDATAGDD is encoded by the coding sequence ATGGCAAGCATCACACTCGACAGCGTAACGAAGCGGTTCGGGGACGACGAGTCGATCGTCGCGGTCGACGACGTCTCCCTCGACATCGAGGACGGCGAGTTCGTCGTCTTCGTCGGCCCGTCCGGGAGCGGGAAGTCGACGCTCATGCGGATCGTGGCCGGCCTGGAGACGCAGACGGAGGGCGACGTGCACATCGGCGACTCGCTCGTCAACGAACTCGGTCCACGGGCGCGGGACATCGCGATGGTATTTCAGAACTACGCGCTGTACCCGAACATGACCGTCGAGGAGAACATGTCCTTCGGGCTGAAGATGTCGACCTCGATGTCCGACTCCGAGATCGAAGCGCAGGTCACCTCCACCGCGGAGATGATGGACATCGGCGAGCTGCTCGACAACACGCCGGGCGAACTCTCCGGCGGGCAACAGCAGCGCGTCGCGCTGGGGCGGGCGATCGTTCGCGACCCCAACGTCTTCCTGATGGACGAGCCGCTGTCGAACCTGGACGCCAAGCTCCGGACGACGATGCGGACGGAGATCAACCGGCTCCAGAACGACCTCGGCGTGACTACCCTCTACGTCACCCACGACCAGACGGAGGCGATGACGATGGGCGACCGGCTCGTCGTGCTCGACCAGGGCGAACTCCAGCAGATCGGCACGCCGCTGGAGTGCTTCTACCGGCCGGCGAACCGGTTCGTCGCGGGGTTCATCGGGTCGCCCTCGATGAACTTCTTCGACGCTACCGTCGAGGGCGACACGCTCTCGTGTGACGGCTTCACGTACGAACTCTCAGACCGGATGGAATCGAGCGTGGGCGATCGGGAGGCGGCGACGCTGGGTGCGCGGCCCGAGGACATCGATCTCACGGATGACCCCGTCGAGGCGAACAGTTTCGAGGTGGAAGTCGACGTGGTCGAGCCGATGGGGAGCATCTCGTACGTGTACGCCAGGCCGGTCGACCAGTCGCACGACGACACGTTCGTCGTCGAAATCGACGGCCAGCGGCCGATCACGGAAGGCCGCCGGCTGTACGCGCACGCGCCGGCGACGGACGTCCACCTGTTCGATGCGCGAACCAGCGAGACGATCCACCAGCGGAAACTGAACGAGAAGGCACGGGAGGCGCTCTCCCAGCGACTCCAGCAGGACGCGACCGCCGGGGACGACTGA
- a CDS encoding class II aldolase/adducin family protein: MDSQDTSQYEARQTICELGRSLLDDDLTTGTGGNLSVRLDDDHIAISPSGVPYGEIEPSDVPVVRTDGTVVAGDGDPSTELPMHRAVYDRRPDVGGVVHTHSPYATTFASLGEPIPASHYLLAFAGTEVPVTEYETHATEELGEEAVEALGDSANATLLRNHGVLTTESSLADAYSVAQMVEYCARIHYQASVIGDPEILPDEELHRIQGKLDSYGT, translated from the coding sequence ATGGATTCACAGGACACCTCACAGTACGAAGCGCGCCAAACCATCTGCGAGCTCGGTCGCAGTTTGCTCGACGACGACCTGACCACCGGAACCGGCGGAAACCTCAGCGTCCGCCTCGACGACGACCACATCGCGATCAGTCCCTCGGGTGTCCCCTACGGGGAGATCGAACCCTCTGACGTTCCCGTCGTCCGGACCGACGGGACGGTCGTCGCGGGCGACGGTGACCCGTCGACGGAGCTCCCGATGCACCGCGCGGTCTACGACCGACGCCCGGACGTGGGCGGCGTCGTCCACACGCACTCGCCGTACGCGACCACGTTCGCGTCGCTCGGGGAACCGATCCCGGCCTCGCACTACCTGCTCGCGTTCGCCGGCACCGAGGTCCCGGTGACGGAGTACGAGACGCACGCCACCGAAGAACTCGGGGAGGAGGCCGTCGAGGCGCTCGGCGACTCGGCCAACGCGACGCTGCTGCGGAACCACGGCGTGTTGACGACCGAGTCGTCGCTGGCCGACGCGTACTCGGTCGCACAGATGGTGGAGTACTGCGCCCGCATCCACTACCAGGCGAGCGTCATCGGCGACCCGGAGATACTGCCCGACGAGGAGCTCCACCGGATCCAGGGGAAACTGGACAGCTACGGCACCTAG